GTGGCGGGCAGCACGTGGACCTCGATGCCGCGCTCGGCCATCCGGTGCGGGGTCATGCCCTTGATGCCGAGGTCGACGGCGGCGACGGTGAACTTCTTCTCGCCGATCGCGGGGACGACGTACGTCTCCTTGGTGGCGACCTCGGCGGAGAGGTTCGCGCCCTTCATCTGGGGCTGCGCCTGGACCTTGGCGAGCAGCGTGGCCTCGTCGGCGACCGCGTCGCCGGAGAAGATGCCGACGCGCATGGCGCCGCGCTCGCGCAGGTGGCGGGTGAGGGCGCGGGTGTCGATGCCGGAGATGCCGACGACGCCCTGGCGCTCCAGCTCCTCGTCCAGCGAGCGCTGGGAGCGCCAGTTGGAGGAGACGCGGGCGGGGTCGCGGACGACGTAGCCGGAGACCCAGATGCGGCCGGACTCGGGGTCCTCGTCGTTGACGCCGGTGTTGCCGACGTGCGGGGCGGTCATGACCACGACCTGGCGGTGGTACGACGGGTCGGTGAGGGTCTCCTGGTAGCCGGTCATGCCGGTGGAGAACACGGCCTCGCCGAAGGTCTCCCCCACGGCCCCGTAGGCGCGGCCGCGGAAGGCGCGGCCGTCCTCCAGGACGAGTACGGCGGGAGCCTTGGCGGCTCCCCTGGTGGAGGTCGTCATCGTGCGATGCCTTCCGTCGTGGTGGTTACGGCGTTCATGGAGTTGATGGCCTCGACCCAGGCCGTGTGCTCGGCCGCGCGGTCGGAGCGGAAGCCGGAGTCGAGCAGCTTGCCGCCGTGCTCCCAGGTGACGATCAGGAGCCCGCCCTCGGCGAGGACCTTGCCGGCGATGCCCTTGTCGAGGCGGGCCTCGCGCAGGGCGGCGGCCGGCAGGAAGAAGTCGTTCGCCCCGGGGCGTACGACCTCGATCCCGGCGTCGGTGAGCGTGAGCTCGACGCGGCTGCGGGTGCCGAGGCCGTGGGCGACGATCCGGTCGAGCCACTGCCCGGCGGTCGTGGACCCGTGGTAGCGCCCGCTGAGAGTCAGTCTCGCCTCACCGGTCGTGTCCGGCGCGGTGGGGAGCTCGGGCAGGTCCGACTGGAGGCTGCCGCGCCACTTCCAGCCCTGGCGCATGAGCCAGTACACGAAGACGACGAACAGCAGCAGTCCGGCGACCCAGCCGAGCCGTCCGGCCCAGTCGGTCACCTCCGCCGATTTCTGCTCGGCAGCCTCTGCGGCGATTGCGATGAGTGGTGTCACGCCAGCTTCCCGTCCACGACCGTTGCCCGGCCCCGCAGGAAGGTGTGGGTGACGCGTCCCGGCAGCTCGCGGCCCTCGTAGGGGGTGTTGCGGCTGCGGGAGGCGAAGTCCGCGGGGTCCACGACACCACGGTAAGCCGGATCGACCAGCGTCAGGTTCGCGGGCTCACCAGCCGAGACGGGGCGTCCGTGGCCCTTGGCCCGTCCGATGCGGGCGGGGGCGAAGGACATGCGCTCGGCGACGCCGGCCCAGTCGAGGAGGCCGGTCTCGACCATCGTCTGCTGGACGACGGAGAGGGCGGTCTCCAGGCCGACCATGCCCATGGCGGCCGCGGCCCACTCGCAGTCCTTGTCCTCGTGGGGGTGCGGGGCGTGGTCGGTGGCGACGATGTCGATCGTGCCGTCGGCCAGCGCCTCGCGGAGGGCGAGGACGTCCTTCTCGGTGCGCAGCGGCGGGTTGACCTTGTAGACGGGGTTGTACGAGCGGACCAGCTCGTCCGTGAGGAGGAGGTGGTGCGGGGTGACCTCGGCGGTGACGTCGATGCCGCGGGACTTGGCCCAGCGGACGATCTCGACGGAGCCGGCGGTGGAGAGGTGGCAGATGTGGACGCGGGAGCCGACGTGCTCGGCGAGGAGGACGTCGCGGGCGATGATCGACTCCTCGGCGACGGCGGGCCAGCCGCCGAGGCCGAGCTCGGCGGAGACGATGCCCTCGTTCATCTGGGCGCCCTCGGTGAGGCGGGGCTCCTGGGCGTGCTGGGCGACGACGCCGCCGAAGGCCTTCACGTACTCCAGGGCGCGGCGCATGATCACGGCGTCGTCGACGCACTTGCCGTCGTCGGAGAAGACGGTGACGCCGGCGGCGGAGTCGTGCATGGCGCCGAGCTCGGCGAGCTTCTTGCCCTCCAGGCCGACGGTGACGGCGCCGATGGGCTGGACGTCGCAGTAGCCGGCCTCCTGGCCGAGGCGGTAGACCTGCTCGACGACGCCGGCGGTGTCGGCGACCGGGTGGGTGTTGGCCATGGCGAAGACGGCCGTGTAGCCGCCGGAGGCGGCGGCGCGGGTGCCGGTGAGGACGGTCTCGGAGTCCTCGCGGCCGGGCTCGCGGAGGTGGGTGTGGAGGTCGACGAGGCCGGGCAGCAGGATCTGGCCGTCGGCCTCGATCACGGTCGCGCCCTCGGCGGCGAGCCCGGTGCCGACCTCGGCGATGGTCTCGCCGTTGATGAGGACGTCCTGGACGTCGCCGCCGAGGACCTGGGCACCGCGGATAAGGATCTTGCTCATGGTTACTTGTTCTCCTCGGTGCGGGTGTGGCTGACGGCGGACTCGTTGCCGCCCAGAAGCAGGTAGAGGACGGCCATCCGGACGGAGACGCCGTTGGCGACCTGCTCGACGACCGTGCAGCGGTCGGAGTCGGCGACCTCGGCGGTGATCTCCATGCCGCGGACCATCGGGCCGGGGTGCATGACGATGGCGTGCTCGGGCATCTTCGCCATCCGCTCGCCGTCGAGCCCGTAGCGGCGCGAGTACTCGCGCTCGGTCGGGAAGAAGGCGGCGTTCATCCGCTCGCGCTGCACACGCAGCATCATCACCGCGTCGGACTTCGGCAGCACGCTGTCGAGGTCGTACGAGATGTCGCAGGGCCAGGTCTCGACGCCGACGGGGACCAGGGTCGGCGGGGCCACCAGGGTGACCTCGGCGCCGAGGGTGTGGAGCAGGTCGACGTTGGAGCGGGCGACCCGGCTGTGCAGGACGTCGCCCACGAGGGTGATGCGCTTGCCGGCGAGGTCCTGGCCGAGGCCGGCGTCGCGGCCGACGAGGCGGCGGCGCATGGTGAAGGCGTCGAGGAGGGCCTGGGTGGGGTGCTGGTGGGTGCCGTCGCCGGCGTTGATGACGGGGGCGTCGATCCAGCCGGAGGTGGCGAGCCGGTAGGGGGCGCCGGAGGCGCCGTGCCGGATGACGACCGCGTCGACGCCCATGGCCTCCAGG
This is a stretch of genomic DNA from Streptomyces sp. R44. It encodes these proteins:
- the carA gene encoding glutamine-hydrolyzing carbamoyl-phosphate synthase small subunit; this translates as MTTSTRGAAKAPAVLVLEDGRAFRGRAYGAVGETFGEAVFSTGMTGYQETLTDPSYHRQVVVMTAPHVGNTGVNDEDPESGRIWVSGYVVRDPARVSSNWRSQRSLDEELERQGVVGISGIDTRALTRHLRERGAMRVGIFSGDAVADEATLLAKVQAQPQMKGANLSAEVATKETYVVPAIGEKKFTVAAVDLGIKGMTPHRMAERGIEVHVLPATATAEDIYAVNPDGVFFSNGPGDPATADGPVAVMQAVLERRTPLFGICFGNQILGRALGFGTYKLKYGHRGINQPVQDRTTGKVEVTAHNHGFAVDAPLDKVSDTPYGRAEVSHVCLNDQVVEGLQLLDQPAFSVQYHPEAAAGPHDAAYLFDRFVSLMEAERA
- a CDS encoding aspartate carbamoyltransferase catalytic subunit produces the protein MMRHLISAADLTRDDAVQILDTAEEMARVADRPIKKLPTLRGRTICNLFFEDSTRTRISFEAAEKRLSADVINFAAKGSSVSKGESLKDTAQTLEAMGVDAVVIRHGASGAPYRLATSGWIDAPVINAGDGTHQHPTQALLDAFTMRRRLVGRDAGLGQDLAGKRITLVGDVLHSRVARSNVDLLHTLGAEVTLVAPPTLVPVGVETWPCDISYDLDSVLPKSDAVMMLRVQRERMNAAFFPTEREYSRRYGLDGERMAKMPEHAIVMHPGPMVRGMEITAEVADSDRCTVVEQVANGVSVRMAVLYLLLGGNESAVSHTRTEENK
- a CDS encoding dihydroorotase, with amino-acid sequence MSKILIRGAQVLGGDVQDVLINGETIAEVGTGLAAEGATVIEADGQILLPGLVDLHTHLREPGREDSETVLTGTRAAASGGYTAVFAMANTHPVADTAGVVEQVYRLGQEAGYCDVQPIGAVTVGLEGKKLAELGAMHDSAAGVTVFSDDGKCVDDAVIMRRALEYVKAFGGVVAQHAQEPRLTEGAQMNEGIVSAELGLGGWPAVAEESIIARDVLLAEHVGSRVHICHLSTAGSVEIVRWAKSRGIDVTAEVTPHHLLLTDELVRSYNPVYKVNPPLRTEKDVLALREALADGTIDIVATDHAPHPHEDKDCEWAAAAMGMVGLETALSVVQQTMVETGLLDWAGVAERMSFAPARIGRAKGHGRPVSAGEPANLTLVDPAYRGVVDPADFASRSRNTPYEGRELPGRVTHTFLRGRATVVDGKLA